A single window of Halobacterium jilantaiense DNA harbors:
- the nikR gene encoding nickel-responsive transcriptional regulator NikR: MSVVSVSMPEELLERIDEFSEDHGYTGRSEVVREASRNLLGEFEDKKLEGRELMGVVTVVFDYETTTVEEKMMHLRHEHEDLVASNFHSHVGGHHCMELFVLEGGLEDISTFVGKIRATQDTLTIDYSVLPVDDFGPLADMD; this comes from the coding sequence ATGAGCGTCGTCAGCGTCTCTATGCCAGAGGAACTGCTCGAACGCATCGACGAGTTCTCCGAAGACCACGGCTACACCGGCCGCAGCGAGGTCGTCCGGGAAGCCAGCCGGAATCTGCTCGGCGAGTTCGAGGACAAGAAACTGGAGGGGCGCGAACTGATGGGCGTCGTCACGGTGGTCTTCGACTACGAGACGACGACCGTCGAGGAGAAGATGATGCACCTCCGCCACGAACACGAGGACCTCGTCGCGTCGAACTTCCACAGCCACGTCGGCGGCCACCACTGCATGGAGCTGTTCGTTCTGGAGGGCGGTCTGGAGGACATCTCGACGTTCGTCGGGAAGATTCGCGCCACCCAGGACACGCTCACCATCGACTACTCGGTGCTGCCCGTCGACGACTTCGGCCCGCTGGCCGACATGGACTAG
- a CDS encoding heavy metal translocating P-type ATPase, giving the protein MTTIEEPTGSRAADSAVKLRLDVPEMDCSSCAGKVEDALDGAAGVTGHDEQPTTGSVVVTYDESATSEAAVVAAVEASGYEVTGTGRDRDTDRADVWTSPRALQTWAGGVFVAVGLLFEFVLGDANVLLATLGGSELHAADALFLVAVAVGGREILREGVRSARALRMDIDFLMSVAILGALTASLAFGESLYFEAATLAVLFSVAELLEAYSMDRARQSLRELMELSPDEATVRRDGEEVTVPVDDVDVGEVVVVRPGEKVPTDGVVVDGESAIDQSPVTGESVPVEKTDGDEVYAGTVNETGYLEVRVTSAAGDDTLSRIVELVEDAQSNQTDREQFVERFASKYTPAVVAFAIFTTLGTPFVFGVTWPTAVVYGLTLLVLACPCAFVISTPVSVVSGITSAARHGVLVKGGDHLEAMSEVDAVAVDKTGTLTTGDLAVTDVVALNGNSEADVLACARGLESRSEHPIADAIVERAEESGVDAPAVEDFESVTGKGVRATLDGDRHVAGKPGFFADLGFDLSHVHATTDGGVVTQAARERCERSDCLDLLDETVPDLQAEGKTVVLVGTEEELEGLVAVADTVRPGAKEALARLRALGVERTVMLTGDNERTARAVGDEVGVDEVRAELLPDEKVAAVDELVAEYGDVAMVGDGINDAPALATATVGIAMGAAGTDTALETADIALMGDDIAKLPYLYELAGDANAVIRQNVWASLGVKAALALAVPFGVVPIWLAVLAGDAGMTVGVTGNAMRLSRVEP; this is encoded by the coding sequence ATGACTACTATCGAGGAGCCGACCGGGTCGCGCGCAGCCGACAGCGCGGTAAAACTCCGGCTGGACGTCCCCGAGATGGACTGTTCGTCCTGCGCGGGGAAAGTCGAGGACGCGCTGGACGGCGCCGCGGGCGTCACCGGCCACGACGAGCAGCCGACCACTGGGTCCGTGGTCGTCACCTACGACGAATCAGCGACCAGCGAGGCGGCCGTCGTCGCCGCCGTCGAGGCGTCCGGCTACGAGGTCACGGGCACTGGCCGCGACCGCGACACCGACCGCGCCGACGTCTGGACGAGTCCCCGGGCGCTGCAGACGTGGGCCGGCGGCGTGTTCGTCGCCGTCGGGCTGCTGTTCGAGTTCGTGCTCGGAGACGCGAACGTCCTGCTGGCGACGCTCGGCGGCAGCGAACTCCACGCCGCCGACGCGCTGTTCCTCGTGGCTGTCGCCGTCGGCGGCCGCGAGATTCTCCGCGAGGGCGTTCGGTCGGCGCGCGCGCTCCGCATGGACATCGACTTCCTGATGTCGGTCGCCATCCTCGGCGCGCTCACCGCCAGTCTCGCCTTCGGCGAGTCGCTGTACTTCGAGGCCGCGACCCTCGCTGTCCTGTTCAGCGTCGCGGAACTCTTAGAGGCGTACTCGATGGACCGCGCCCGCCAGTCGCTGCGCGAGCTGATGGAGCTCTCGCCCGACGAGGCGACGGTGCGGCGCGACGGCGAGGAGGTCACGGTCCCCGTCGACGACGTCGACGTGGGCGAGGTCGTGGTCGTCCGGCCCGGCGAGAAGGTGCCGACCGACGGTGTCGTCGTCGACGGCGAGAGCGCCATCGACCAGTCTCCCGTTACTGGTGAGTCAGTCCCGGTGGAGAAGACCGACGGCGACGAGGTGTACGCCGGCACCGTCAACGAGACCGGCTACCTCGAAGTCCGGGTCACGTCCGCGGCGGGCGACGACACGCTCTCCCGCATCGTCGAACTCGTCGAGGACGCGCAGTCGAACCAGACCGACCGCGAGCAGTTCGTCGAACGCTTCGCCTCCAAGTACACGCCGGCGGTCGTCGCGTTCGCGATTTTCACCACGCTCGGGACGCCGTTCGTCTTCGGCGTCACCTGGCCGACCGCCGTCGTCTACGGGCTGACGCTGCTCGTGCTGGCGTGCCCGTGTGCGTTCGTCATCTCCACGCCCGTCTCTGTCGTCTCCGGCATCACGAGCGCCGCCCGCCACGGCGTGCTCGTGAAGGGCGGCGACCACCTCGAAGCGATGAGCGAGGTCGACGCCGTCGCCGTCGACAAGACCGGCACGCTCACCACCGGCGACCTCGCCGTCACCGATGTCGTCGCCCTGAACGGCAACAGCGAGGCCGACGTGCTGGCGTGCGCTCGGGGTCTGGAGTCCCGCAGCGAACACCCCATCGCGGACGCCATCGTGGAGCGCGCCGAGGAGAGCGGCGTCGACGCGCCCGCGGTCGAGGACTTCGAGAGCGTCACCGGGAAGGGCGTGCGCGCCACGCTCGACGGCGACCGCCACGTCGCCGGGAAGCCCGGCTTCTTCGCGGACCTCGGCTTCGACCTCTCGCACGTCCACGCCACCACCGACGGCGGCGTCGTCACGCAGGCCGCCCGCGAGCGCTGCGAGCGCAGCGACTGTCTCGACCTCCTCGACGAGACGGTCCCGGACCTGCAGGCAGAGGGGAAGACGGTCGTGCTCGTCGGTACGGAGGAGGAACTGGAGGGGCTCGTCGCGGTCGCGGACACCGTCCGTCCGGGCGCGAAGGAGGCGCTCGCCCGGCTCCGGGCGCTCGGCGTCGAACGCACCGTGATGCTCACCGGCGACAACGAGCGCACCGCGCGCGCCGTCGGCGACGAGGTCGGCGTCGACGAGGTCCGGGCGGAACTCCTCCCCGACGAGAAGGTGGCCGCCGTCGACGAACTCGTCGCCGAGTACGGCGACGTGGCGATGGTCGGCGACGGCATCAACGACGCGCCCGCGCTCGCCACCGCCACCGTCGGCATCGCGATGGGGGCGGCCGGCACCGACACCGCACTGGAGACCGCGGACATCGCACTGATGGGCGACGACATCGCGAAACTCCCGTACCTCTACGAACTCGCGGGCGACGCCAACGCCGTCATCCGGCAGAACGTCTGGGCGAGCCTCGGCGTGAAGGCCGCGCTCGCGCTCGCGGTGCCGTTCGGCGTCGTCCCCATCTGGCTCGCTGTCCTCGCGGGCGACGCCGGCATGACCGTCGGCGTCACCGGGAACGCCATGCGGCTCTCCCGGGTCGAACCCTGA